A single window of Larus michahellis chromosome 17, bLarMic1.1, whole genome shotgun sequence DNA harbors:
- the TMPRSS5 gene encoding transmembrane protease serine 5: MRREARRTQVSLEHDPANASLKTLCAVRRLFLLLGLVVLLGGTAAGTWLLVKHLRKPQLDQGFTALPEPEAIPACGDGEEEDPVVRGAASRVSFRINVANSLLEAQVEGHPGWLLACHKRWSLSLGTLLCRQLGYLRMIHQEGLNLTNVKVNDTQEFVQVRPHRDGSLEDMWQVRSSCESGRVVSLKCSECGLRPGAVRVVGGTEVSPGRWPWQVSLYQGSRHHCGGSVLAREWIITAAHCVHSYRRLQASAWLVFAGIITHGSIKQEAGVSVKKIIYHPLYNDSSLDYDIALMKLQVPLNFSGAIRAVCLPPSHQDLFQGTPCWVSGWGYTRPDQGQVTETLKEALVPLIGTKRCNSSCMYAGELTARMLCAGYLRGKIDACQGDSGGPLVCQDGFTWRLVGIVSWGQGCAEPSHPGVYTNVAQLLPWIYHITEIY, translated from the exons atgaggaGGGAAGCGAGGAGGACACAGGTCTCCCTGGAACATG ATCCTGCTAATGCATCTCTCAAAACTCTCTGCGCTGTCAGGAGGCTGTTCCTGCTGCTTGGGCTCGTCGTGCTGCTGGGAGGGACAGCGGCTGGGACATGGCTCCTAG TGAAACACCTGAGGAAGCCTCAGCTAGACCAGGGCTTCACTGCGCTGCCGGAGCCGGAGGCGATCCCAGCGTGTGGTGATGGTGAAGAGGAAGACCCTGTTGTCCGTGGAGCTGCCAGTAGAG TGTCTTTCAGAATCAATGTGGCAAACTCCTTGCTGGAAGCGCAGGTGGAAGGCCACCCTGGCTGGCTCCTGGCATGCCACAAGCGCTGGAGCCtttccctgggcaccctgctctGCCGGCAGCTCGGGTACCTCAG AATGATCCACCAGGAAGGATTGAACCTGACGAACGTCAAGGTGAATGACACACAGGAGTTCGTTCAGGTGAGACCCCACCGGGATGGCAGCCTGGAAGACATGTGGCAGGTCAG GAGCAGCTGTGAATCAGGTCGCGTTGTGTCTCTGAAATGCTCAG AGTGTGGGCTGCGCCCCGGCGCCGTGCGGGTAGTCGGGGGGACGGAGGTGTCCCCGGGGCGCTGGCCCTGGCAGGTCAGCCTGTACCAGGGCTCCCGGCACCACTGCGGAGGCTCGGTGCTGGCACGGGAATGGATCATCACAGCAGCTCACTGTGTGCACAG TTACAGGCGGCTTCAAGCCTCTGCCTGGCTGGTTTTCGCTGGCATTATCACCCATGGCTCCATCAAACAGGAGGCCGGAGTATcggtaaagaaaataatttaccaCCCGCTTTATAACGACAGTAGCTTAGACTATGACATTGCTCTGATGAAGCTCCAAGTCCCCCTGAACTTCTCAG GTGCCATCCGTGCCGTGTGTCTGCCACCCTCCCACCAGGACCTCTTCCAGGGCACCCCGTGTTGGGTCTCTGGCTGGGGCTATACCAGACCAGACCAAG ggcaggtCACGGAGACACTGAAGGAAGCTCTCGTTCCCTTGATCGGAACCAAGAGGTGCAATAGTTCGTGCATGTACGCAGGCGAGCTCACTGCCAGGATGCTGTGTGCCGGCTACCTGCGGGGGAAAATAGATGCGTGCCAG GGTGACAGCGGTGGCCCCCTGGTTTGCCAGGATGGATTCACGTGGCGCTTAGTAGGCATTGTGAGCTGGGGCCAGGGCTGTGCTGAACCCAGCCACCCCGGGGTCTATACCAATGTGGCTCAGCTTCTGCCGTGGATTTATCACATCACAGAG ATCTACTAG
- the ZW10 gene encoding centromere/kinetochore protein zw10 homolog, whose product MAAPAGSLVAAVLAHSGRLDKEDLGTRIGRLSRRVEELKGEVCNMINKKYNEFLPSMQSAEDLVSKVDGLSSNIDLLKAGIENEVQQDLNVAVAEFTELKQQLERDTLVLSILKKLQEFDTAIKDYNTALLEKKYVTAAQQLEKARSSLKMLESRKGFELKILKALGTELTVQTQNMLYHLGEEWQKLAVWKLPPSKESSSLESAMHSELHLRTVPSKEEEIAGPPVASVLQAFAVLGELHTKLKIFGQLLLKYILKPLISYPSLQPFTEEQSDVFILRFKCEEPNLDHSSPMEVFYKIQLVFEVLHKYLLNVPLVQPAEDKKECRVTLAELLGDMIWEELSDCLIQNCLVNSIPTNSSKLEQYIEVIKSTEEFEKALKNMHFLKGDTTDLLEYARNVNSHFANKKCQDVIVAARNLMTSEIHNTVKITPDSCVALPRLPGPATGDHLKMEKASKLLHNDMLNLENETKLSQYTFSLPTCRISSSVEKLMELAYQTLVEATASTDQCCIQLFYSVRNIFQLFYDVVPTYHKENLQKLPQLAAIHHNNCMYIAHHLLTLGHQFRYRLTNILCDGAATFVDLVPGFRRLGMECFLAQMRVQKGEILERLSSARNFSNMDDEENYCAANKAIRQVLHQLKRLGKVWQDVLPVNVYCKAMGTLLNTALSEIVTRIAALEDISAEDADRLYSLCRTMVEEGPQVFIPLPEDDKNKKYQEEVPVYVQKWMTFKELMIILQANLQEIVDQWADGKGPLAAEFSAAEVKSLIRALFQNTERRAAALAKIK is encoded by the exons ATGGCGGCGCCGGCGGGTTCGCTGGTGGCGGCCGTGCTGGCCCACTCGGGCCGCCTCGACAAGGAGGACCTGGGCACCCGCATCGGGCGGCTCTCCCGCCGCGTAGAGGAGCTGAAG GGAGAAGTCTGCAACATGATTAACAAGAAGTATAACGAGTTCCTGCCCAGCATGCAGAGCGCCGAGGACTTGGTGTCGAAGGTGGACGGGCTGTCCAGCAACATCGACCTGCTGAAAGCGGGGATTGAAAATGAG GTTCAGCAAGATCTAAATGTCGCTGTTGCCGAGTTTACTGAATTGAAGCAGCAACTGGAGCGAGACACGCTGGTTCTGAGTATTCTGAAAAAGCTACAGGAG TTTGATACAGCTATTAAAGACTACAATACTGCACTGCTGGAAAAGAAGTATGTTACAGCAGCTCAACAACTGGAAAAG GCACGAAGCAGCCTGAAAATGCTGGAATCCCGCAAGGGCTTTGAGCTGAAGATCCTGAAAGCACTAGGCACAGAGCTCACCGTGCAGACTCAGAACATGCTCTATCATCTAGGAGAAGAATGGCAGAAATTAGCTGTATGGAAGCTTCCTCCTTCCAAAG aaagcagcagcctggagtCAGCGATGCATTCAGAATTGCACTTGCGCACAGTGCCATCAAAGGAGGAGGAGATTGCTGGCCCACCTGTTGCCTCTGTGCTGCAGGCATTTGCTGTCCTAGGAGAACTGCATACCAAGCTTAAGATTTTTG GCCAGTTGTTGCTGAAATACATCCTCAAGCCGCTGATTTCATACCCATCTCTTCAGCCATTCACAGAGGAACAGTCAGATGTGTTCATCCTACGTTTTAAGTGTGAAGAGCCTAACTTAGATCATTCTTCTCCTATGGAGGTTTTTTACAAGATCCAGCTTGTTTTTGAAGTTCTCCACAAATATCTGCTGA ATGTGCCTCTTGTGCAGCCTGCAGAAGATAAAAAGGAGTGCAGAGTTACACTCGCAGAACTGCTAGGCGATATGATATGGGAAGAGTTATCAGACTGCCTCATTCAGAACTGTCTGGTGAATTCAATCCCAACCAATAGCAGCAAACTGGAGCAGTATATAGAG GTGATTAAATCCACAGAGGAGTTTGAAAAAGCCTTAAAGAACATGCATTTTTTGAAAGGAGACACGACTGATTTACTGGAATACGCTCGTAATGTCAATTCCCATTTTGCTAACAAGAAATGCCAGGATGTGATTGTGGCAGCCAGAAACCTGATGACCTCAGAAATACACAACACTGTAAAG ATCACACCTGATTCCTGTGTAGCCCTACCAAGGCTTCCTGGTCCTGCAACAGGAGAtcacttaaaaatggaaaaagcttcTAAACTTCTGCATAACGACATGCTGAATTTGGAGAACGAGACTAAACTGAGCCAGTACACTTTTTCTCTGCCCACATGCCGCATCAGTTCTTCAGTGGAGAAACTGATGGAGCTGGCGTATCAGACACTGGTGGAGGCCACAGCCAGCACAGATCAGTG CTGCATACAGCTCTTCTACTCTGTGCGGAATATATTCCAGCTGTTCTATGATGTAGTGCCAACATACCACAA AGAGAACCTTCAGAAGTTACCGCAGCTGGCAGCCATTCACCACAACAACTGCATGTATATCGCTCACCACTTGCTCACCCTGGGACACCAGTTCCGATACCGCCTGACTAACATCCTGTGCGACGGAGCAGCTACTTTTGTAGATCTGGTACCTGGTTTTAGGAGACTTG GGATGGAGTGTTTTCTGGCCCAAATGCGAGTGCAGAAAGGAGAAATCCTGGAGAGGCTGTCAAGTGCCAGGAATTTTTCTAATATGGATGATGAGGAAAATTACTGCGCAGCAAACAAAGCAATAAGGCAG GTATTGCATCAGTTGAAAAGACTAGGAAAAGTCTGGCAAGATGTCCTTCCAGTGAACGTATACTGCAAGGCTATGGGGACTTTACTGAACACAGCGCTCTCAGAGATCGTCACTAGGATTGCTGCCCTAGAG GATATCTCTGCAGAAGACGCGGACAGGTTGTACTCTCTCTGTAGGACCATGGTGGAGGAAGGACCCCAAGTTTTCATCCCACTACCTGAAGAcgacaaaaataagaaataccaAGAGGAAGTTCCAGTCTACGTGCAGAAATGGATGACATTCAAAGAGCTGATGATCATCTTGCAAGCCAACCTCCAAGAAATAGTAGATCA GTGGGCAGATGGGAAGGGGCCTCTTGCAGCTGAATTCTCCGCAGCTGAAGTGAAGAGTCTGATCCGAGCCTTGTTCCAGAACACAgaaaggagagcagcagcactggccaAGATTAAATAA
- the LOC141732334 gene encoding T-cell surface glycoprotein CD3 gamma chain-like, with protein MRRERTLGAWVLLASLAVAIWGIRGQKVIVKEASGKVFLECETTSQSQVVWWKDGNNVGNTTQLDLGAIYDDPRGTYICDAGDKQSSPFQVHYRMCQNCIEVDVPTISGIVVADVVATIFLAVAVYCITGQDKGRMSRASDRQNLIANEQLYQPLGERDDGQYSRLTPAKARK; from the exons ATGCGGAGGGAAAGGACCCTGGGCGCCTGGGTGCTCCTTGCCAGCCTGGCTGTGGCTATCTGGGGCATCCGAG GACAGAAGGTAATTGTGAAGGAAGCCAGCGGGAAGGTGTTCCTGGAGTGCGAGACAACCAGCCAAAGTCAGGTGGTATGGTGGAAAGACGGGAATAACGTAGGAAACACAACACAGCTGGACTTGGGTGCAATTTATGATGACCCCAGAGGCACCTATATATGTGACGCAGGCGACAAGCAAAGCTCTCCCTTCCAGGTGCACTATCGAA TGTGCCAGAACTGCATCGAAGTGGATGTTCCCACCATCTCGGGGATCGTGGTCGCAGATGTTGTCGCCACCATCTTCCTGGCGGTTGCTGTGTATTGCATCACGGGCCAGGACAAGGGACGCATGTCACGAG cttCGGACAGGCAGAACCTGATTGCCAACGAGCAGCTCTACCAG ccCCTTGGCGAGCGGGACGATGGACAGTATAGCCGGCTGACACCTGCCAAGGCCCGCAAGTGA
- the CD3E gene encoding T-cell surface glycoprotein CD3 epsilon chain isoform X1: protein MGLFYYTCSVSFLAACRFHWKRQPRQSDVVEESKRRRKTRMRLERSLPLLGLLLCVVGTAAQQEFLVEISGTTVTITCPLTEGSITWKPTRVTATDDERKYVIENHDSTPANVSCSSGDNTYHMYLNARVCTNCEELDALAVTGIITADLLITFGVLILVYYFSKDRKGRASPSAGSRPRGQKVQRPPPVPNPDYEPIRKGQREVYAGLESRGF from the exons ATGGGCTTATTTTACTATACGTGTTCCGTGTCTTTCTTGGCTGCTTGCAGGTTTCACTGGAAACG CCAGCCTCGCCAGTCTGATGTGGTAGaggagagcaagaggaggaggaagacaaggATGAGGTTGGAGCGGTCCTTGCCTCTGCTGGGACTCCTGCTGTGTGTGG ttGGCACCGCAGCTCAGCAGG AATTCCTGGTGGAGATTTCTGGAACCACGGTGACAATCACGTGTCCCTTGACTGAAGGCAGCATAACCTGGAAGCCAACTAGGGTAACAGCAACCGACGATGAGAGGAAGTACGTTATAGAGAATCATGACAGCACTCCTGCCAACGTGAGTTGTTCGTCAGGTGATAACACGTATCACATGTACCTGAATGCCAGAG tgtGCACAAACTGTGAGGAGCTGGACGCCTTGGCAGTGACAGGGATCATCACTGCGGATCTTCTCATCACCTTCGGGGTGCTGATTCTGGTCTATTACTTCAGCAAAGACAGGAAGGGGAGAGCGAGTCCTAGTGCTGGCAGTCGGCCTCGAG GTCAGAAGGTGCAGCGTCCTCCCCCTGTTCCAAACCCGGACTACGAG CCCATCCGGAAAGGCCAGCGGGAAGTGTATGCAGGCCTGGAATCCAGGGGCTTCTGA
- the CD3E gene encoding T-cell surface glycoprotein CD3 epsilon chain isoform X2: MRLERSLPLLGLLLCVVGTAAQQEFLVEISGTTVTITCPLTEGSITWKPTRVTATDDERKYVIENHDSTPANVSCSSGDNTYHMYLNARVCTNCEELDALAVTGIITADLLITFGVLILVYYFSKDRKGRASPSAGSRPRGQKVQRPPPVPNPDYEPIRKGQREVYAGLESRGF; the protein is encoded by the exons ATGAGGTTGGAGCGGTCCTTGCCTCTGCTGGGACTCCTGCTGTGTGTGG ttGGCACCGCAGCTCAGCAGG AATTCCTGGTGGAGATTTCTGGAACCACGGTGACAATCACGTGTCCCTTGACTGAAGGCAGCATAACCTGGAAGCCAACTAGGGTAACAGCAACCGACGATGAGAGGAAGTACGTTATAGAGAATCATGACAGCACTCCTGCCAACGTGAGTTGTTCGTCAGGTGATAACACGTATCACATGTACCTGAATGCCAGAG tgtGCACAAACTGTGAGGAGCTGGACGCCTTGGCAGTGACAGGGATCATCACTGCGGATCTTCTCATCACCTTCGGGGTGCTGATTCTGGTCTATTACTTCAGCAAAGACAGGAAGGGGAGAGCGAGTCCTAGTGCTGGCAGTCGGCCTCGAG GTCAGAAGGTGCAGCGTCCTCCCCCTGTTCCAAACCCGGACTACGAG CCCATCCGGAAAGGCCAGCGGGAAGTGTATGCAGGCCTGGAATCCAGGGGCTTCTGA